The nucleotide sequence TAAGACTTTCCATCTTGTTTGCCTAGATCCCAATTAGAACATTAGTACTAACACACTTATTTTCTAGCAAATTAGACTACTGATTTAGTTTTAACAGAGCTAACTCTTCTTGAGCTAGGCTTTTTACCTCTTCGTCTTGATCTTGTGTCACCCTATTTTCTAGTAAGGAAATGGTTTGAGGCTCACTCGGATAGTATTTAATTATTAATTCTAAGGCAATTTGTCTAGGGTTATATTCAAAAGGATATTGACGTTCAAAAGGATCTGTTAATACCCTTTCTTGCAAAAATTCTAACAATTCATAATTGGGCACAGATGTTTGTTCGAGCCAAGCTTTGGTTAATTCTTGTAAAGCTATGCTTCTGACATAACCATACTGATCTTGTGTGGCGATTTGTTGTAACCAAATCAGGATTTCTGGATCATTTTTTACCCGTTTGGCTAATTCTTTCAAAGCAATCACTCGTATGTCTGAAACTGAATCGGTTAGAATTAGTCGTTTTAACCAAGGTAATAAAGCTGGGTTTTCTTCTCCGTATTGGATCATTGATTGTAGTGCGACGATCTTAACTTCTAAGTCTGATTCGCAGATAACTCTTTGTTGAAGCCAAAGAAAAATGGTAGGATCTTTTTTCCATTCTCGGGCGATCGCTTGTGTTGCTGTCCGTCTGATCGCCACATCCTCATCGGTTTCACTCAATTCCTGAAGCATCGACAATATTCCTGAGTATTGTTTCCATTCTTTAGCTAATTCTTGAATGGCAATTCCTCTGACGTATTGATTTTCTTCTAATTTAACGATCTCTTGTAAAAAACTTAGAATATCTTGCTTGTCTTTCCAGTGCCGTGATAGTTCTTGAACTGCTATACTACGAACATATTCATCTTGATCAAAAAAAGCTAATTCTTTTAACCAGATAACTACCTGAGGTTGATGTCCCCACCCTTTGGCTAAAGCTTGGAGCGCTATACTTCTGACGTAGCCATCTGCATCTAGAAACGCTCTGTGTCTCAATAATGGTAAAGTATCTGGATCTGTTGGCCATTTTTTAACGATCGCCTGTAGTGCTATTCCTCTAACGTAAGCATCTTCTTCATCTTGGGCTAGATATTTCATCGTTAGTAAAGTTTGTTCGTCTTTGTCCCAAGCTCCAGCTATTTCTAACACTACAGCTTCTCTCAGATAGGAATCATGGGCTGATTGAGCTAAATTTTTCAGCCAAGTACGAGTTTCTTGATGAT is from Gloeocapsa sp. PCC 73106 and encodes:
- a CDS encoding HEAT repeat domain-containing protein, yielding MSEYSEISQKEIGRELVSYYWQDNAWESIIKVWYSLLEEADAIDLLEFLLNIKSPEKHQFSNVFIGAEIVKELQKNEKTLPIIIQLQQALLDLINYELEYDYEPYLDYQATNLVKKIQTKAILALGCLVSLFPDNLNLLKNYGYHNKNWHLRQAAIQAVVLNLDYQKQTDGETNLFTWLKERAQNDEDPEVRKTALEAIARHLNSYPEARQLLRYCALTDEDPYVQQTAIRALAQVWRNHQETRTWLKNLAQSAHDSYLREAVVLEIAGAWDKDEQTLLTMKYLAQDEEDAYVRGIALQAIVKKWPTDPDTLPLLRHRAFLDADGYVRSIALQALAKGWGHQPQVVIWLKELAFFDQDEYVRSIAVQELSRHWKDKQDILSFLQEIVKLEENQYVRGIAIQELAKEWKQYSGILSMLQELSETDEDVAIRRTATQAIAREWKKDPTIFLWLQQRVICESDLEVKIVALQSMIQYGEENPALLPWLKRLILTDSVSDIRVIALKELAKRVKNDPEILIWLQQIATQDQYGYVRSIALQELTKAWLEQTSVPNYELLEFLQERVLTDPFERQYPFEYNPRQIALELIIKYYPSEPQTISLLENRVTQDQDEEVKSLAQEELALLKLNQ